The Laspinema palackyanum D2c genome includes the window GACCGTACCTACCGTATTGAGTTCAAAATACATACTTACAAGTATCCGCCTGACTAAGTTTTGTCAGTCAACCAGGGCGTAAGCTGTGGCCTTCAAGGGGTTGATTAGGATTGCCCAGGACCCGTGTAGTAACGTTTTGACCGGGAGTCTAATCAAACTTTTGGCAAAGGGGGCGATCGCCTATAGACAGAGCGAATTTACCTTGTTATAGTAAGTGTATAACGAAGTCTATTGGGTGCTAGATCTGGGAGTAGAATCCATTGGGATTCATTCAGCCACTTGAGGGTAGTTATTTGTAAATTACTAGCCAGGGCAAGCCAATCGAGTCAATCAATCAGCAGAATTTCTCACTCCGGTGAGAAGATGACTTGCCGATTAAGCCAAATTATTTTAGAGATCGGTTCGTTGCTGTGAAAAGCAACCTTGATCCCTAAAATTCAGAAACCTTAGAGAGGCGTTAACCCTGAGTCCCCCCCATCGAATCATTAAAAGGTAGCAAAATCATGACCCGTAAAAATTACCAGGGTTCCTGGGCACTCTGTTCTATCGCCCTATCTTTCAACTTAGCTTGGGTGGCCGCTTTACCGAGTCGAGCACAGGTTTCGTCCCCCTTGCCCGGTCCTCAAACCCTCGCCCGAGTGACCTTTGAGCCACCCAGCAATGAACGGCTGAGTGATTCAGCCGGAGGTGCCTCTCGGCAAGGAGGATTCTGCCCCCAAGATGGGATGGTGGAAGGTCCTTCGTTGATGCCCATTCTGCCCGATAGTAAGGAAGGGTTAACGATATCCGAGCGCCCAACGTTGTTCGTGTACGTTCCCCAAACTAAGGCAGAGCAAGGTTATTTTATCCTCAAAGACCAAACGGAAGATTATTATTACCAAACCCAAGTCAGCATTCCCCAGGAAGGAGGGATCGTCCGCCTCACCCTTCCGGAAAGTGCTCCGGCCCTAGAAATTGGGACAACCTACCAGTGGTCCTTTGTTGTCGCCTGCGAACTTCCGGCGCGAGCGGATAGTCCCCGGGTGGAGGGGTGGTTACAGCGAGTGGAACCTACGGCTAATCTGAATAATTACCGGGGAGTGGACTCGATTGAAGCGGCTACTTCCTACGGCGCTGCGGGGATTTGGTATGATGCGGTGACCACCTTAGCTCATCTGCGGCAATCACAGCCCCAAACCTACAATCAAGAGTGGGTAGACTTTTTAAGCTCAGTAGGACTCGAAAACATCGCTAACGAGCCGATTTTGGAACCCTAAGACTCTGGAGGGGACACAAATCCCTCAAGCCCCTTAGGGTAACAACAAGTTCCACAGAGACCCGGTTTTGGAAAAAACCGGGTTTTTCAATCCCTTCCGAGAGTTGAGATAGGACCAGAGAATTTCACCGACCGGCGATTGATTCCTGAACCGATTTTATCTCCAGGAATGCCGCAATTCGGGGAACCGGGAAAGATACTAGAAGATAGAGACAGATCAGGACAGTGAAAACCTTGGGTTATCCTTAGAATGTAAAGTGGGGGAAAAACTGGGGGATCCTATTTAGATCTCATGACCTAATTTTCTTTTGGCGATCGAAATCAATTCTGGGTTCAGCGAAATCTATGTGCCACAAGCTCAGAGTGAGCTTCAACCGAAAAGTATGGCAATGGCGTGCTCCATTGATTACTGCACCTGTGGTAGCCGGGATTGCGATCGCAATCAACTCCCTGGGATGGCTTGAGACTCAGGAGTTGGGAATGCTCGATCGCTTTTTTCGCTGGCGTCCGAAAGAAGCATCAGAGGAACGTATTGTCATCGTCACCATTGATGAGTCGGACATCCGCCATGTGGGACAATGGCCCATGCCCGATCGCGACTTAGCCCAATTAATACAAACCATCAAAGCACAAGAACCTGCTGCCATTGGGTTGGATCTGTATCGAGATCTTCCGGTGGAACCAGGACATCAAGAACTGGTGCAGGTGCTCAAGTCCACGGATAATCTGATCGGCGTAGAGAAAGTCATTGGGGCCCCGGTCGCCGCGCAACCGACCTTAAAGAGCTTAGACCAGGTGGGGATTGCGGATGTGGTCTTAGATGACGATGGCAAAATCCGCCGAACTTTATTGTCTCACAAAAATACAAAGGACGAAACCCAGCTAAGTTTTCCCGCGCTCTTGAGCTTGCTCTATTTGGAAAAACAAGACATCCACTTAGAAATGGTCGATCCTGAGCAGAAGCATCTGAGATTGGGAAAAGCCCTATTTGTCCCCTTTAGTCGCAATGATGGGGGGTATGTTCGCGCCAATGCCGGAGGGTATCAGATGTTGCTGAATTACCGAGGCCCCCTGGAAAAGTTCGGACAGATTTCCATGAAGGAGGTGTTAGAAAACCAGATTCCCCCGGATCTGATGCGCGATCGCATTGTGCTGATTGGGGCCACGGCACCCAGTCTGAATGATTTTTTCTTTACTCCTTATATCAGTGAGTTTCACCGCGATCGCAATCTGTTAATCAACTCCGAACGGACCTCGGGAATTGTCATCCATGCTAACACCATCTCTCAGATGATCAGGGGAGCCTTAGAAGGACGACCCTTTTTACAGGTGTGGTCCAATGGGGCTGAGGTTGTATGGATTATGGTGTGGTCCGGCATCGGGGCCGCGATCGCATGGCGGTGGCGATCGAGTAGTGTCACTGAACAAAAAAGAATCTGGTCCCCCCTCCTGCTCATCAATGTTTTTTTTGGGGGATTGAGCACCATCGCTATTGGATTCGGGGCCTTTTTGCACAGTTGGTGGATTCCCGTTGTTACTCCCCTCGTCGCCTTGGTCGGGTCTGCCATTGTGGTGACAGATTATCAGAGTCGGAAATTGCTGCGCGATCGCGATCGCAAACTCACCGAATTTTTAGAAGCCGTCCCCGTGGGTATTTCCATCGTTGATGCCCGAGGCAACTCCTATTTTATCAATCATAAAGCCACGGAAATCCTAGGGCCAGGAGTGCTGCCCTCGGAGCAAAAGAATGGTAAAAAACCCCTTTATCACAACTATCTAGCCGGGACGGATCACCTCTATCCCCTCGCGAATTTGCCCGTGAGTCGCGCCTTAAAAGGAGAGTATGCCACAGCGAATGATATCGAAATCCGTCAAGGGGATAAAATCATTCCCATTGAAGCTTGGGGAACCCCGATTTATGATGAAGAAGGCAATGTCGCTTTTGCAATTGTGGCCTTTCAAAATATTAGCGATCGCAAACAAGCCGAATCTGAACGGCAAGCCTTTGTTCAAAAACTCTGTGAGCTCAATGAAGATTTAGAACGCTCCTTAGACGCAGAAGAACGCTTAACCGAAGTCGCCGAACGCTTTGTCCCCAATCAATTCCTCTCCTTCTTAGGCTATGAAAGCCTTGTAGAAGTCAAAGTGGGCGATGCCGTAGAACAAGAAATGTCAGTATTATTTTCCGATATTCGCAACTTTACCACCCTCTCCGAGAGCATGACCCCGGATGAAAACTTTAAATTTATCAATGGCGTCCTTTCCCGCCTCGAACCCGCCATTATTGAAAACAATGGCTTTATTGATAAATATATTGGCGATGCCATCATGGCTCTATTTGGCGGAGAACCGGATAATGCCGTCAAAGCCGGGATTGCCATGTTAGAAAAATTAGTCGAATATAACACCACCCGAGGTAGACCGGGACGACCTCAAATTAAAATTGGCATTGGCATCAATACGGGTTCCTTAATGCTAGGAACCGTTGGCGGCCAGAACCGAATTGATGGAACGGTGATTGGGGATGCGGTGAATTTAGCCTCCCGCATTGAAACCCTCACGAAATCTTATGGCGTTTCCTTATTAATTACCCAAGAAACCTTTGTAAACTTAGAAAATCCCAATCATTATCACATCCGCCTGATTGATCGGGTCACGGTCAAAGGCAAATCCCAAGAAGTCACCGTCTATGAAGTCTTTGATGCCGACTTGCCAGAGGTTCGCGAAGGAAAATTAAAAACCAGACCCGACTTTGAACAAGGGATTTTATTATTTTATTTGAATAATTTTAAGGAAGCACAAGTTCTGTTTGAACACTGTCTGAGTATCCACCCCGGAGATACCGTCGCCCAAATTTACCTCGATCGCTGTCAGCAAAAAGAGGCCGAAAGTCTCCTGGATAACCCTGAACACTCGGAGAATCACTCCTAATCCTTCCCTCAATACCCCCGGATTGTAACGGTGAGAAACCGGGTTTCTGGCCAAAGATTCTGCCCAGCAAGCCTTTTGGAAGAGAAACCCGGTTTCTGGTTCTGGGGTAGGGTCCCGATGCCCCAGGGTCGATCGCCCTCTCGGATCTCCCCTTGCCGCCACATCCACCAAGCCACGCATTAAGATCAAAGCAGACTCCATCCCATCACAAACTCCCATGCGTTTAACTCGTCTGTTAACCCTATTCGGCGGAATCCTCCTCATTTTGGGGATGGTCCTATGGTTGGTGAGCTCTATTTACCAGCTTTATGTGCAGATTAGCTTTACCGCCCCGATGCTGGCAACCTTACTGCTGTTGCTGGTGATCGCCCTGCTAATCGTCCTGATTGGGGCGTTTATTTACTATCTGCAACTGTTTGCCGGGGGTTCGACACGATCGCGTCGGGGTCGGGGGAAACGTCGGGTCAAAATCCCGGAACGAAAGTCAGATGCGGCAGGACAAACCCTACAGGTGGTCCGTCAACAGGTCGATCGCATCCAAGATGAAGTCACCAAAAAAGCCTTATTGCAGCGATCGCGGGAATTAGAACAAAATCTCTCCCGAGGAAACATTCAGGTAGTGATTTTCGGCACCGGGTCCTCGGGGAAAACCTCTCTAATTAATGCCTTGTTAGGACGAATGGTGGGACGAGTGGATGCACCAATGGGGACAACGGAGGTGGGAGAAACCTATCGGTTGCAACTGCAAGGACTGGAACGGGAAATTGTGATTACAGATACTCCCGGAATTTTAGAGGCAGGAGTCGCCGGAACGGAACGGGAAAAATTAGCCCGATCGCTGGCAACGGAAGCGGATTTATTATTATTTGTGGTTGATAATGATTTAACGAGATCGGAACATCAACCCTTGGAAGTTTTAGCCCAAATTGGCAAACGGTCCATTGTGGTTTTAAATAAAATTGACCTCTATCCCGACGAAGAACGAGAATATATTTTAGCAAAACTCCGAGAACGAGTGACAGGATTTATCTCAGCAATGGATGTGGTGGCGATCGCTGCTAATCCCAAAGCCGTTCCTTTAGATAATGGTGGTCTTTTCCAAGCAGACCCGGATATCATGCCCTTAATTCGTCGGATGGCAGCCATTTTGCGGGCAGAAGGGGAGGATTTAGTGGCAGATAATATTTTATTACAATCTCAACGCCTCGGGGAAGAAGCGCGCCGGTTAATTGATTCCCAGCGTCGCCGCCAAGCAGAAAAGGTGGTTGATCGCTTTCAATGGATTGGCGCTGGGGTAATTGCTTGTACTCCGGTCCCGGTGATTGATGTTCTCGCCACTGCCGCTGTTAATGCCCAAATGGTGGTAGAAATTGGCAAAATTTATGGCTGTGAAATTAATCTCGATCGCGGACGGGAATTAGCTTTATCTTTGGGTAAAACCCTGGCGAGTTTAGGGATTGTGGAAGGGGCGATTAAGTTAGTAACCGCAGCCTTGCAGTTAAATTTAGGGACATTTGTGGTGGGGAAGGCTATTCAAGGGGTAACGGCGGCTTATTTAACCCGAATTGCCGGAAAAAGTTTTATTGAATATTTCCGCCATGACCAAGATTGGGGGGATGGGGGAATTACGGAAGTGGTGCAGCGACAATTTCAATTGACGAAAAAGGAGGAGTTTGTCAAGGTTTTTGTTAAAGATGCGATCGCCCGGGTGGTTGATCCTTTAAAAGAGGCATTTGAGTCGGAGGATGATGAGGATGCAGGAGGGTATGAACCAGATTATGACCGAGATTATGACCGAGATTATGATAAAATACCCGTCATGCGCGATCGGGAAGACTATCCAGAACGAGCCCCGCTGGTTCGTTATTTAGGAGATGAACCGGAGGATGATTGGCAAGTTGATCGCCGCCGACGGGATGATTGGTAAATGGGGGTTTGCCGATGACAGGAATCAGCTAGACTCACCGCAGGCGATCTCGTTTAATCGTGAGGCGTTTTGGACAAAACCAAGGGATACAAACCGATGCAACGAGACATCCCAGCAACCCGGCGATCGCACTTAAAGACAAAGCGAGGCTAAAATTGGTCCAGGGTTCGGGGACTTTTAAGTGATTCAGAGTCGTGGCGATCGGGGGGGATTCTTTGAGGGGAGTCACCCAAGCGGGAGAAGCGGAAGCGACTACGGCAGCGGTCCCGATTCCCGTCCCTACAAGACAAGCAAAAGTGTGAAAATCGCGATCGCTTTGCGCTTGGGAAATCTCCACAATCGAGGTAATCGTCCCCCGCAGATGTTCTAAAATATTCAAATAAGGACGTAAACTGGCATAATCTTGTTCAATTTGCTTTTGATACTTCGCCCTAACAATGGCGCTAAACTCTTGTAAAAACTTGAAATCGTTACTGACCTGAAAAACGTTCCCTGCTTTGTTAGCAATGGATTGAACGGATTTTTCATATTGATGTAAATTTAGGTCAATCTCATGCTGTCGGACTTCAATTTGATTAATATTTTTAACAAAGTTTGATAAAGCGACAGAGTTCTGGTATAATGCTAACTTTAATTCTGAAAACTCTAAATCATATAAGCCCTTAATTGAAGCGGAAATTTCATTAAACTCCTCCACCATTTTCTCCTTGAGTTCTCGACTTTCCCCGTAAGCCCCGAGAATTTTGTTGCGGTAGCAAAATAGCGATTTCCAATCTTCATAAAATTCCGCCCCAGTTTCCATTGCTTTTGGGTTGGGATATAAAATCAGAACCAAATGACTCTCGGCTTCCATTTTTTCCCAGCGTTGGGGGGAAGAACGCCAAAATTCAAAGACAGAACCCCCTAAAAATTGCCCTTTTTCTTGATATTGCCATTCTTCGTTGATTAAAGATTTGTAAATATTATTAGCGAGAATTTCGCGATCGTCCTTATCGGGATTTTCCACCCAACCGGATACTATCAAAGTTTGTCCCAAGTGACCGGGAAGATGACCAACTTTTGGCATCAAGGTCAACAGGACATCCAGGCATTGGACTAATTCATCCCCGGTAAACTTACCCTGAACCGATGCATTCCAAGCTAATCCATAATTTTCATCTAGGGTAAAATGACGGAATGAACCCTGAAGTGGGTGTTGGTGGTTGAACTTTCCTTCAAATTTAACCAGGGATTGATCCACGGGGGTGACTTCGAGGAAATCGAGAGGTTTGGGGACTGATGGACTGCTGCGATCGCCACCATAAACCGCCAGGGCCTGGGCCAATTGTTCTAAACTATTTGCACTACAACATTGGGGGTGATTTGCATCCTTAACCCATCCTTCCGGGAGATGATAAACAAATAGAGCGAGGGTAGGACAAACTAAATTAATCATAACCGTTAAAGGCGTCAATAGTGGAGCATAAACCCAGAATGAGTCGGACAGGATAACCTGTAGATGCTTGCCCTGTAATGAGATAAAATGGACCGACGAAGGGAGTTAAATGATGTTACCCTCACCGTGAGAGTGGAACCGGATCATCTTCAAATTGCAAGGGGAACCGAGGCTTTGACCGGAATGACTCTTGTCTGTTTCTGGATTGTACTCAATAAAGGAGTCCAGTGGCCAATCCGGAAAAAACCCTGAGTAGAAATAAGCGTCCGAGGGAATCACTAAACTGCCGTAGTGGTCATCCCTACCGCACCCTAATTATCCCTCTGAACTGGAGAAACGGGTGAGGGTGTAAACCCCCTAGATTTTATTTTCTCAAAAATGGGGCTAACAGTTTTTCACCTTTCTCCCAGGTTTGAGATAAAAAGCCTTGCACTGGACCCCATAATTCAGTCATGCCAATGCCAAAAATGAGCTGCAATCCTAACACTAATAGGGCCATCAAAATAGCAGTTTTGACCGTAGCTTTGAGGACGGTGACCAGCCAAGTAAAAATCAGCCAGGAAACAACGATCGCCGCAATAAGAATCAGTAGATCAATGGACATGAACTGAAAACTGGGAGAGATTAATTATTACCTTGTTGAATTTCCCGAGCAATGGCTTCTGAGCGTTGGGCTAAAGCCATATTACCTTGAGCGCGGAACAGTTCTGCCGCCTGTTGAAAATCAGCGATCGCCTCTTGGTTTTTTTCCTGCAACAACTGAACCCCACCGCGATTATAATAGGCTGCCGCTTCAGCAGGATTCAGGCGCAAGGCTTGATTAAAATCATCCATCGCCTTTTTATACTCTTCCTTGAAGGCATAGACCCCACCGCGACCAATATAAGCCTCACCATAATTGGGATTTAACCTTAATGCAGCATTATAATCCTCCAGGGCTGCATCATAATTTTGCATCATGGAATGGGCGCTGGCGCGTCCAATATAGGCATCAATGTTATTCCCATTTAACCGTAACACTTGAGTATAATCGGCGATCGCGCCTGCTTGATTTCCCGTGCGTGACAGCAAATTCCCCCGACTAATATAGGCTTCTGGACTATTGGGATTCTGGGCGATCGCCTGAGCATAATCCTGAAGCGCCCCCTGCAAATCCCCCTGACTGGCTTTTTGCTGTGCCGAAGTCAGCCAATTTTGAGCATTATTTTGGGCAATTGCTCCTGGGGATACCGTTGTCCCCAAAACCGGAGAAATTCCCCCTAAAACCGCGAGGAGTCCTAACAGAGCAATGTTCGGATAAAGGTTCTTCATGGCTTATTTGGATTCCAGAAAAAAATGGCTAGGCATAAGTTATAAGTTTACTCGCTCTTTTATCCTTTACCGGATTGAAAATCCAGCCCTCACCCGGAACGGGTGGGGCTTTTTCCGGTGGAGATGGGACTATCCAGCGGTTGCCGGAGTCACACTTTCCAAAGGCTTGACCCCAGGGGTAAAGGATTTAGGCTCAGATTTTAGGGTAGCACTTGCTTCTAAAACTGCTTGTCTCGCCCAGCGATCGGCCGCGAGAATCTCCTCTAAACCGGGTTCGGCACAGTTATCTGCCTGATGGCGATCGCAGACCCGTTCAATCACCCGAGGAATCTCTAAAAACCCAATTTTCTCCTCTAAAAATAACTCCACTGCCTGCTCATTGGCTGCATTTAAAACCGCAGGCATAGACCCCCCGGCCCGACCGGCAGCATAAGCCAATTTCATGCAGGGATACTTCTGATGATCCGGCGATCGGAAGGTCAAATCTCCCGCTTTTACTAAATCTAACCGTTCCCAATCCGTATTAATTCGCTCCGGCCAAGACAAGGCATAAAGCAACGGCAACCGCATATCCGGCCAACCCAATTGGGCTAGAACTGAGGTATCCTGTAACTCAATTAAAGAGTGAATAATACTCTGAGGATGAATCACAATATCAATATCATCATAATCCATTCCAAATAAGTAATGCGCCTCAATGACTTCTAATCCTTTATTCATCAAAGTGGCAGAATCAACGGTAATTTTACGACCCATTGACCAGTTAGGATGCTTCAGTGCATCCGCCACTTTTACGGTGGCTAATTTCTCCACCGGCCAATCTCGGAAGGCCCCTCCGGAAGCGGTTAAAATAATCCGACGTAACCCTCCAGGCGGGACCCCTTGCAAACATTGAAAGATGGCCGAATGTTCCGAGTCTGCCGGGAGTAACTTGACCCCATGCTTCTCAATCAGGGGATTAACCACAGGTCCCCCAGCAATCAAGGTTTCCTTGTTTGCCAAGGCGATATCTTTACCCGCTTCGATCGCGGCGATCGTGGGAAGTAATCCCGCACAACCGACAATTCCTGTGACAACCGCTTCCGCATCCCCGTAACGCGCCACTTCCACCACCCCCTGTTCTCCTGCCAGGATAATCGGCTGCGGGTCCAAATCTGCGATCGCCGCGAGCAGTTCCGGCAGCTTGTCTTCCTGGCAGATAGCAACGATTTCGGGGCGAAACTGGCGAATTTGCTGCGCCAACAGTTCCACATTCCCCCTAGCTGCTAACCCCACAATCCGAAACCGATCGGGGTGGTGTTCCACAATATCTAAAGTCTGAGTCCCGATTGAACCAGTGGATCCGAGGAGTGTAATCGCTTTCACAATCTTAATTTTTATGATTTTCTGCCCCTCCACTATAAATTCTTTGGTCTCCCTCTTAACAGGGGTGATCCCGCTTTTC containing:
- a CDS encoding DUF928 domain-containing protein → MTRKNYQGSWALCSIALSFNLAWVAALPSRAQVSSPLPGPQTLARVTFEPPSNERLSDSAGGASRQGGFCPQDGMVEGPSLMPILPDSKEGLTISERPTLFVYVPQTKAEQGYFILKDQTEDYYYQTQVSIPQEGGIVRLTLPESAPALEIGTTYQWSFVVACELPARADSPRVEGWLQRVEPTANLNNYRGVDSIEAATSYGAAGIWYDAVTTLAHLRQSQPQTYNQEWVDFLSSVGLENIANEPILEP
- a CDS encoding CHASE2 domain-containing protein produces the protein MCHKLRVSFNRKVWQWRAPLITAPVVAGIAIAINSLGWLETQELGMLDRFFRWRPKEASEERIVIVTIDESDIRHVGQWPMPDRDLAQLIQTIKAQEPAAIGLDLYRDLPVEPGHQELVQVLKSTDNLIGVEKVIGAPVAAQPTLKSLDQVGIADVVLDDDGKIRRTLLSHKNTKDETQLSFPALLSLLYLEKQDIHLEMVDPEQKHLRLGKALFVPFSRNDGGYVRANAGGYQMLLNYRGPLEKFGQISMKEVLENQIPPDLMRDRIVLIGATAPSLNDFFFTPYISEFHRDRNLLINSERTSGIVIHANTISQMIRGALEGRPFLQVWSNGAEVVWIMVWSGIGAAIAWRWRSSSVTEQKRIWSPLLLINVFFGGLSTIAIGFGAFLHSWWIPVVTPLVALVGSAIVVTDYQSRKLLRDRDRKLTEFLEAVPVGISIVDARGNSYFINHKATEILGPGVLPSEQKNGKKPLYHNYLAGTDHLYPLANLPVSRALKGEYATANDIEIRQGDKIIPIEAWGTPIYDEEGNVAFAIVAFQNISDRKQAESERQAFVQKLCELNEDLERSLDAEERLTEVAERFVPNQFLSFLGYESLVEVKVGDAVEQEMSVLFSDIRNFTTLSESMTPDENFKFINGVLSRLEPAIIENNGFIDKYIGDAIMALFGGEPDNAVKAGIAMLEKLVEYNTTRGRPGRPQIKIGIGINTGSLMLGTVGGQNRIDGTVIGDAVNLASRIETLTKSYGVSLLITQETFVNLENPNHYHIRLIDRVTVKGKSQEVTVYEVFDADLPEVREGKLKTRPDFEQGILLFYLNNFKEAQVLFEHCLSIHPGDTVAQIYLDRCQQKEAESLLDNPEHSENHS
- a CDS encoding YcjF family protein; translated protein: MRLTRLLTLFGGILLILGMVLWLVSSIYQLYVQISFTAPMLATLLLLLVIALLIVLIGAFIYYLQLFAGGSTRSRRGRGKRRVKIPERKSDAAGQTLQVVRQQVDRIQDEVTKKALLQRSRELEQNLSRGNIQVVIFGTGSSGKTSLINALLGRMVGRVDAPMGTTEVGETYRLQLQGLEREIVITDTPGILEAGVAGTEREKLARSLATEADLLLFVVDNDLTRSEHQPLEVLAQIGKRSIVVLNKIDLYPDEEREYILAKLRERVTGFISAMDVVAIAANPKAVPLDNGGLFQADPDIMPLIRRMAAILRAEGEDLVADNILLQSQRLGEEARRLIDSQRRRQAEKVVDRFQWIGAGVIACTPVPVIDVLATAAVNAQMVVEIGKIYGCEINLDRGRELALSLGKTLASLGIVEGAIKLVTAALQLNLGTFVVGKAIQGVTAAYLTRIAGKSFIEYFRHDQDWGDGGITEVVQRQFQLTKKEEFVKVFVKDAIARVVDPLKEAFESEDDEDAGGYEPDYDRDYDRDYDKIPVMRDREDYPERAPLVRYLGDEPEDDWQVDRRRRDDW
- a CDS encoding tetratricopeptide repeat protein gives rise to the protein MKNLYPNIALLGLLAVLGGISPVLGTTVSPGAIAQNNAQNWLTSAQQKASQGDLQGALQDYAQAIAQNPNSPEAYISRGNLLSRTGNQAGAIADYTQVLRLNGNNIDAYIGRASAHSMMQNYDAALEDYNAALRLNPNYGEAYIGRGGVYAFKEEYKKAMDDFNQALRLNPAEAAAYYNRGGVQLLQEKNQEAIADFQQAAELFRAQGNMALAQRSEAIAREIQQGNN
- the dxr gene encoding 1-deoxy-D-xylulose-5-phosphate reductoisomerase — protein: MKAITLLGSTGSIGTQTLDIVEHHPDRFRIVGLAARGNVELLAQQIRQFRPEIVAICQEDKLPELLAAIADLDPQPIILAGEQGVVEVARYGDAEAVVTGIVGCAGLLPTIAAIEAGKDIALANKETLIAGGPVVNPLIEKHGVKLLPADSEHSAIFQCLQGVPPGGLRRIILTASGGAFRDWPVEKLATVKVADALKHPNWSMGRKITVDSATLMNKGLEVIEAHYLFGMDYDDIDIVIHPQSIIHSLIELQDTSVLAQLGWPDMRLPLLYALSWPERINTDWERLDLVKAGDLTFRSPDHQKYPCMKLAYAAGRAGGSMPAVLNAANEQAVELFLEEKIGFLEIPRVIERVCDRHQADNCAEPGLEEILAADRWARQAVLEASATLKSEPKSFTPGVKPLESVTPATAG